The Syngnathus acus chromosome 12, fSynAcu1.2, whole genome shotgun sequence genome contains the following window.
ttcatggcTCTCTTAGTcaaaaaggttcccgacccctgctCTAGCGCCTTGATATCCTCTTGCTCATCGACGCCACGTTCTCCTGATCCTCCGGTCTGCAGTAAAATCTCCGCCACAGCCACGTTGAATCCTCTGACCAAGTCTTGTGTATCCTGCTCGTAGATTCCTTCCACCGATCACCGCCAAGATCCACCCCGTTCTGGCTGGACTCCACACGCTCCGCCATTGCTGCTCCCGCTCCGTGCTCCTGGCTCCGATCGTCCCGCTCTACCTCCACCGCAgctcctccaataaacactcCTCACTCATTCTGGACGTCTGAGTTGATTTTTCTGCATGTGGGTCAAATCAATCGCTAAAACGATGACATCCTTTCCCCTGTTCAATAAAGGTACGTGGTGCATTTGTTCCTGACAATACCTCAATGACTCTCAAAATAAGGAAATGATGAGCAGTTTATCAAAGGTGAACTTAAAAGTCGTTATCCAACTGATAAAGTCATATGCGGGGAAGACTGGAACATCACCCTGGGCAAATGGCTAGATAGGTGGCCCGAGAGAACTGGGAAATCCCAATATAATTCGATAATTAATAAATTTATGATGAATTATAATCTCAGGGATATATCTAGAGAAAAGAACTCGGGAATAAGAGAATTTTCATGGTTTCAACCGAATGGAAGCTGTAAGAATTGATTACTGTTTGGGCACTGGCGATATAACGTCGCAAACTACAAAGGTTTCAATGTCTAAAGCACCTATATCAGACATCCACGACCACAGGGCTCACTCAGGGGGGTCCTCAGATGCTCTGGAGCCTATCCAGGCGATGGCCTCCGGTGCCCGTCGCCCGGTCAAAGTTTCAGGCGCCCGGTTGTACTTCCCAAAATTTGAGTGGACCGCCGTGCGCAGGAGGCTgatttttcataattttggTCCGATCGCACAACCACAGCGCGCCGGACGCATTATTGTCACAGGGCCGCTGACAtagaaaatattccaaaatttgAGTTGACCTGCAGGCTGGAGAGGCtgatttttcatctttttgtccAACCGGggaaccgcagcgcgccggacACATTGAGGCAGCGCCACACACTTCCAGACCTACAGATAGAGGTCCGGGGGACTTCCAGTGCCCCTGACGCTCACCAGCGATGCCCGAGTGCACCTCCACGCATTCGCTTTTTTCGGCTTCATCCGTCGGACTATGTGCATTTTCAATGAGGAGGGAATTAAGGAGAGGTTTTCAACGGCTGCAGCGAGGGGGGCTATGCACGGACGATGGTAACAGACCGGATGGtctgcttcctctttggtccggaggacacgacatccagtgtttccaaaaacaatttgaaaagtggactcatcagaccacaaaacacttttccattgtgcatcagtccattttacatgagcacAGGCCCAGAGAATCCggcggcgtttctggatgttattcataaacggcttttgctttgcatggtagttttaacccgcacttactgatgtagtgacgaactgtattttctgacagtggttttctgaaattttcctgagcccatttggtgatatcctttacacCAGGGGTCtcgaactccagtcctcgggggccgcattcctacatgttttccaagttttcctcgttaaacacaccttattcaattatcaggctcctgcagaacgtgaggatgaactgatcatttgaatcaggtgtgtttaacgagggaaacttggaaaacatgtaggaatgcggcccccgaggactggagtttgagacccctgctttacacactcatgtcggtttttaaggcagtgccgtctgagggatcgaaggtcacggtcattcagtcttggtttccggccgtggcgcttacgtgcagtgatttcaccagatcctctgaaccttttgatattatggaccgtagatgttgaaatccctaaattccttgcgattttgctttgagaaatgttgttcttaaactgtttgCCTGTTTTCTCACgcaaagtggtgaacctcgccccatccttggttgtgaatgactgagcatgtttggggagactccttttatacccaatcatggtacccacctgttcccaattagcctgatcacatgtggaATGTTCCAAATAGATGTTTGAtaagcttttctcagctttctcagtattttttgccacctttcccaacttctactggacgtgttgcagccaagaaattctaagttaattattaattggcaaaaaacaatttagtttatcagtttgaacattaaatatgttgtctttgtagtgtattcaattgaatatgggttgagaaggattttcaaatcgttgtattttgtttttattaacattttacataatttccaaacttcaaccgaatccggtttgtaaatgaatgggcCTTCGCACTTTGTGCAGTTTCAACCAGGAGCAAATGTGCGGCATTGAAGCGGCCGTTGTGCACGGCTGGTGACGGCCTCCACGGCCACGGGGCTCACTCAGGGGGGGTCCACGGATGCTCTGGAGCCTATTCAGGCGAGGGCCTTCGGTGCCCGTCGCCCGGTCAAAGTTTCTGGCGTCCGGATGTACTTTGAGTGGACCGTGCGCAGGAGGCAGATTTTTCGTCATTTCGCACAAACACGGCATTAATTAAAATGACCATTTCTGGGGCGACAGATCCTCAAGCCACCAAAGTAATTGTGTTAATTAGCGCAAAGATTGTGCATGCGGCTCGGTAACCAAACACAATTGGCTGCGAAGCTATTTTTTTGTaccatgttaaaaaaagatgactaACCAAAGACTCGAAATTCATCGATGATTCTTACTGAACTAGCTGGCCAGCAATTTTCTGGACAGATTAGCTCTCCACAAGCAATTTTCATTTGTGATAGCAGGAAAACAAGACTGGAGAAGGAACTAAAAGAAGcacatgtctttttttaaccaaagaACTTAATCATTTTATGCCTTGTGCCCTCTACTTCCCGACTCACCACACAGTAGTCcagcaagacaaaaacaacatactAAGGAAAGGGATCAGACAATTTCAGTAGGAATAGTAAAATAGTCTTGGAGCTTGAGAACGTCACAATTGCTGACTTCCTGAAAGCAGTAGTTGCATTGATGGGGCGCTTTTGAGCTGAACTTGTCgcaaaatacacaaatcaTCAGTGAGTTATCTGAGCAGCTGAAAGGAATTGTACTGTCCTGGCAGAGAAGCCTTAATAACACAGGGACCATGCCAGATAATGAATACGATGCAAACAACTTTATTTTCCTGATAAACTTTAatagtttagtttatttttgcctcccatataatgtttatttgtgtcatgGTAACTTAAAGGAGTCCAATTGATAAAAATGTCCACACATGCGATAGTAATACATAGTAGGCAATAGCGGCCGAATAAACAGGCTTTAGTAACATTATATCCAACAATATTTTTAGTCAATAATAACAATTGGtgaaaataagataattatgaTAATCATTATGGTTAGACATTGTTTTAGCCCGCAGCATGCTTTTTTGAGTGTTTTtggctttatttttaaaaaatacaacacttCACTTCCATTTCCATTAACTAATTGCGCATAAAGCActtgcacacatacacaatccTTGTATGAAGATAATGTGATATTACATTAATGAGCATTCATTCATgaagtaaatacaaaaaattatGGACTATGTAATTAAAGCaaactgtctttgttaatttgGATGGAAGAGGAATGTATTAAGTTCATCACTTGTTAAACAAGATAAAACCCAAATGTTAGTGTGAATTCAAAGAGGAGAGCAAcagctcaaaacaaaacagcgtCAGTTGCATGTATTCAAAAGCTGAAGCGCATACATCGGAAGAACTACATGATTGATTCATTGTGACCACGTTTGTCATTTTCCAAATCACTATCCTGTGAGATGAGTTTGTAAGGTTTCTTCCTCTCTTTCTCCTCCAGCACAGAGTTTCCCATCTCCACATCTTTGCTACGAAGCTCATGCCGGGAGAGGAACTCTATGATGCCTGCTCCGATTGAATCCCCCAAAACATTGGTGGTGGTACGCAGGCGGTCGCtatcacacaaaaaagagGACGTCACTGTAGATATCACTTATTTAGCTTGAttatatcattttaaaaatctaaataaaacaatgtgacTACTTCATTTTGGTGGTGATACTGTGGTAATGTGGTTTATTCATTCTTACCCAGTTACCCAGTTTTAAATCTAATTTACAAACAAACTGCCCCATGTTGTTTCATAACAATAATATTCTACACCTTTTTGTTCTGCTGTGCTCAATAAAAAGCACAGATTTTCATATTTGGATCATCCTAGTTGAGGAGACAGGGATTTTTCCACATTGCCCTAGTTAACTGAGTAATTTCTGAGAAGGGTCTTCTAATTGGAATTATTAATTTAGGAAACCTAATTATGTTTCTATGTtaaaactcactccagaaaaTATTCAACACAAAGGAAAAGATGTAGAGCAGGACTTCAGGGAGAATCGAAAAGTGTGTCACTAGGTGATGAGATGGGGATACTATTGgcctttaaaatgacaaagatgTGAATCCTGTCTTTGCGCTTCATTGTGTCACATGCTTATACGGGATACTCACAGGAACCAATCAACTGCAATGATCAGAGTGATGTCATCAGTAGGAAGTCCAACAGAAGTCAATACAATTACCATAGTGACCAGGCCTGCTTGTGGGATCCCGGCAGCTCCAATACTAGCTGCAGTTGCTGTAATACTTGATTAAAGGGCACACCTTTAATATGTATATGTTTGTTATTCTTTACGCGAGTCATTATTTGTTCATTCTTACCTAATGGTAATGATCTGACCAAAGTTCATCTCCATGTTGTTGACTTGGGCAATAAAAATGGCCGCCAGCGCCTCATAGAGTGCGGTGCCGTCCATGTTGATGGTAGCACCCACAGGCAATACAAAGCGAGTAATTCGCTTGTCTATTTTGTTGTTCTCCTCCAGACATTTGAACGTGACAGGAAGGGTGGCTGAGCTGGGAgataacaacacaaaaataagacACGTTTGCACCACAGTTTGCCTGAAAATTAGAGATCGTTACAATAAATCTGATGCTAACTGTTAAATTCAGGCCGCACCTGGAAGAAGTGCCCAACGCAGTGATCAAAGCTTGCAAAAGCCcagcaataaaaatgaaagggTTCTGCCGAGTGATGACAAAATACAGGGTGGGAAGAATAAGAATGGCATGGATCATTAGACCAATGATCACTGTGATCGTATACATGCCCAACTGGCCACCCATTTGTGTAAGGTCATCCATCTCCACTATTTTCCCCGCAATGAGGAACAGGATACCAATAGGAGCATACCTGACAGAAGGAGGAGGTAAggttaaaacaaatgtgagtGAAATGCAAATTTAACAGGAAGTCAAAAGGTAAGTCCTACCACATGATGATAGCAACCAGCTTCATGATTGCTTCGTTGAGGCTGTCAAAGAAATCCCTCAGGAGTTGGCCTTGCTCCTTCATATTGCCAATGATCAGCCCAAAGCACATAGAGAAGACCACCAACCCTAGTGCATTGACACCGTTCACCTGACCAGGCACTGGTATCACTTCCTCTCGGGTGATCTCCATAACTTCCTGGGTTCCATTGGTTGTATTAAAGAGAGTGTCGTTCACAGTCATGGTCACATGAATGACTCGTTTTCCATATTTGGTTTTGAACTGGACAAAGAAATGATGAAGGGGTTTTGTTAGATCCCCACAGTCCCCAAATTTGCACACATTACATTGTCATGATCAAATCAATCCCTTAACCCTGGGGTCACCAACAATATTTGTCAGAAGGCCAAAATTTTACCAGACCTTGATGGCCAAACGcttgaataaaaatcacatttagaCACAACAGTGTTATCAGATGTTCATTGTTTAGAAATTCATTACAAAATTAAAGGCATTCTTAGCCTTAAATGAGTGAGGCTTTTCTTTAGACAGATATTTTCTCCTTGTTTCTAATAATTATGGAATCTAGTCGTGGGTCGGATTGGATGGTTTGGCGATGGTtatcaagtcaaagtctgtAACTAAATGCAATTGAGATACTGTGGTATAAAcgggcatcttttttttttaattaaaataggcTAATCCAGTATGAGTTGAAACAATTATGTAAAGACAAGTGGGCCAAATTTTCTCTACAGCAATGCAAAAGACTGATCACCAGTTATCGTAAATGcctgttttcatttattattgccAAGGGTGGAACAACCATTTATTAGGTTCCGGGAGATAAGATTTGGAACATTATACTTACTTGGGTTGTGAGATGTTACATTGGCTTGCTGATCTGAAACTGTGTGAAATATGTGATATACGATATGGcctcaaaataaataacacatacatacatacatacatacatacatacaaaccCACATAACCACATACGCACACGTGCACATTCGCACATAGacacattcatacatacatacatactacaTAAAGTGGCAAATACTTTAACTTactgtatttattgtattacTTTAGCATTTCCTCGATTCATAATTTCTTTAGTATTTGCTGTCACATTTTAttactgcactgcaacctaaGAATGACATCATGCCAATCTAAAAATTCTGAATCTGGAATCTTCACACGGGATATAATCTCCAGACAATGATGTTGATACATATTTCACATCATTGCTTTTGTGTTGGCGGCTCAgcggcgcactggttagcatgcccgcctcacagttaggagggtgctgattcaattccacctctgaccctccctgtgtggagtttgcatgttctccccgcgtgggttttctcccacatcccaaaaacatgcttggtaggccaattgagcactccaaattgacCCTAGGTGTGAGCGCGaatgcgaatggttgttcgtctctgtgtgccctgcgatcggctggcaaccggttcagggtgtccccagcctcctgcccgatgactgctgggataggctccagcacgcccgtgacccccatggggacaagcggtatagaaaatggatggatggatgcttttgtatttgtgttcaaTTGTGCGCTACTTGTGGTGGGTACACAACAGTGAGTGTgaatcacttcactggttcttttatctcaaacaaaatattttaggcggaagtacaagccgaaacatgtcaggtaatgcaacctaaaatattttgtttgagataaaagaaccagtgaaatgattaacaagtaaaaacaaaatgaacttagtacaactagtgagtgtgaatgtttggAAGCTGATTTCttgtcaaatgcaaaacattgtCAGCTATAAACGATTTAAATACACTAAAGCATACTGAATGAATACTGCTTCCTTAAATGGGAGAGATTAGTAATTTGATGGCTCACCTGTTGTGTGCAGGCTTGGACCAAATTTGGCGGAAACATATTTCTGAAAATGCAGTCAGTCAGAGATGGTTGAACAGAGTAAGAATGCTGACATACTTAAAGCGCAAGCTACCTGATCAGATCCAAAAAGGCATCTGCAGGACTGACTTGCTCTATCAGCTGTTGCTTTCCAAATTCCTCTTTAGATCCTTTTCCTGGGTGGATGATCAGGACAATGAGGATGCCAATGAAGACTGCAATAAAGGTAGTGGTCATGTAGTAAACCACAGCTCTCATGCCCATCTTGCCCGAGGCTTTGCTGTCCAATGCTGCCATTCCTAATGCACACAAGGGTGGAGAAACAACACAGGATTTAGAGATATGGAGAATGGAAGCTCCACATAACCCTTACAAACACTAGGAGAATATAGTCACCAAACGTTTCACAGAAACAGAGGCTCAAGCTGTCACAGATTTAATTAAACCTTCCAGGTACATCTATTTATTCGTAAACCTAACCTAACTTCAGGAATCTGCTGTTGAACAATAATACGCTCGTTGTAACCTCTAACCTCGGCCCcactttaaaatgaaaccTGTGGCAAAAGAATTAGAGGTAAGTATGACTGCAGGAAGCCTGAAACGTTGCTCACTGCACTGCACTCTACTGGCCTGGATGAATGCAGccgttatttaaaaatatttcaaaaatgtagAGAACCGCAGTCAGGTAGCCTAAAGCATAATGTGCAAAATATAACAGTGGTGCAACTCAGTGAGGGTTGTAACGTCCTTATTTGCAATTTAGCTGTGATGGCCTGAAGGACAAAGCTATTTTGGAGCCTGCTAGTCCTCCACCAAACGCTGTGGAACCTCTTTCCAGACACCAGCAAGGAGAACAGACAAGACTGAAAGGTGTGAGGAGTCAATGCTAAAATTCTCGGCTTTGGATGCTGTGAATGTGTGATCAAATATTGCGCCATTTCCAAGGAGGTAAAGTGAGAACTGTTTCTGTGCCATGTTCGAGATGGAAAGAGAAGAAGTCCCAATCATCTTTTCCACTGTCCTTACGACTCTCACAATTTTCCTGCAGCCCCCAGACCACAAAACTATCTGGGCTGGTTCACTctcaaattgacaattatctTCTTTAGCTTTTTCCACATTCCGAATCGGGCTTCCGAGTCCACca
Protein-coding sequences here:
- the LOC119131403 gene encoding excitatory amino acid transporter 1-like; this translates as MQRFREGIHIRTMKAKRKVEEISKEDIQTFLKKNAFVLFTVGAVIVGIILGFALRPYKMSYREVKYFSFPGELLMRMLQMLVLPLLVSSLITGMAALDSKASGKMGMRAVVYYMTTTFIAVFIGILIVLIIHPGKGSKEEFGKQQLIEQVSPADAFLDLIRNMFPPNLVQACTQQFKTKYGKRVIHVTMTVNDTLFNTTNGTQEVMEITREEVIPVPGQVNGVNALGLVVFSMCFGLIIGNMKEQGQLLRDFFDSLNEAIMKLVAIIMWYAPIGILFLIAGKIVEMDDLTQMGGQLGMYTITVIIGLMIHAILILPTLYFVITRQNPFIFIAGLLQALITALGTSSSSATLPVTFKCLEENNKIDKRITRFVLPVGATINMDGTALYEALAAIFIAQVNNMEMNFGQIITISITATAASIGAAGIPQAGLVTMVIVLTSVGLPTDDITLIIAVDWFLDRLRTTTNVLGDSIGAGIIEFLSRHELRSKDVEMGNSVLEEKERKKPYKLISQDSDLENDKRGHNESIM